One genomic region from Evansella sp. LMS18 encodes:
- a CDS encoding aromatic acid exporter family protein, translating to MKLGARIFKTGLAVTLALYAAMWLGFETPAFAALAAFFAVQPSVHKSFVLIGNQIQANLMSAVLAIVFVLAFGNEPFVIGVVVMLVIAILLKFNKESIIPLAVVTAVIIMGSPADNFIHFASNRFLLIMLGVFAAFIVNMIFLPPKHENLLYHRVVDTNDEIIQWIRLLTRNEADYSTLKKDLNRLRESIVKLENLFLLYKEERNYLKKNEYSRLRKVVVFRQMIVASKKAMGILKSLDKNEHNLHHMPEEIQEIIQTQLDYLTNYHERIMLKYMGKVKVNPTDELHDEVGVGKRQLTDMFLNFYDNKEIDRNEWIHFFPVIALIIEYSEELEHLDLLVDGFFNFHKTENEVEITERDL from the coding sequence ATGAAGCTGGGAGCCCGTATTTTTAAAACTGGTCTGGCTGTAACTCTCGCACTGTATGCGGCTATGTGGCTTGGATTTGAGACTCCTGCATTTGCTGCACTGGCTGCATTTTTTGCTGTACAGCCATCTGTGCATAAATCTTTTGTTTTAATAGGGAACCAAATACAGGCAAACCTGATGAGTGCTGTACTGGCTATCGTGTTCGTGCTGGCGTTTGGAAATGAACCATTTGTTATTGGCGTCGTAGTGATGCTTGTAATTGCTATACTCCTTAAGTTTAATAAAGAATCGATCATACCCCTTGCTGTAGTAACTGCTGTAATTATTATGGGTAGTCCGGCAGACAATTTCATTCACTTTGCTTCCAACAGATTTCTTTTAATAATGCTTGGAGTATTTGCGGCTTTTATCGTGAATATGATTTTTCTGCCTCCGAAGCATGAAAATCTGCTTTACCACAGAGTCGTAGATACGAATGATGAAATTATCCAATGGATCAGGCTGCTGACGAGGAACGAAGCAGATTACAGCACTCTGAAAAAAGACCTGAACAGGCTGAGAGAATCTATCGTAAAACTGGAAAATCTGTTCCTTCTCTATAAAGAGGAGAGAAACTACCTGAAAAAAAATGAATATTCGAGGCTCAGGAAAGTGGTAGTCTTCCGCCAGATGATTGTCGCTTCCAAAAAAGCCATGGGCATATTGAAAAGCCTTGATAAAAATGAGCACAATTTACACCATATGCCTGAAGAAATTCAGGAAATTATTCAGACACAGCTCGATTATCTGACCAATTACCATGAACGGATTATGCTTAAATATATGGGGAAAGTAAAGGTTAACCCTACAGACGAACTTCATGATGAAGTAGGTGTAGGGAAAAGGCAGCTCACAGATATGTTCCTGAACTTTTATGACAACAAAGAAATAGACCGGAATGAATGGATTCACTTCTTCCCTGTCATTGCCCTGATTATTGAATACAGTGAGGAACTTGAGCATCTTGACCTTCTTGTTGATGGATTCTTCAACTTCCATAAAACCGAGAATGAAGTGGAGATAACGGAGCGTGATCTTTAA